The DNA region AAGCTCTTCTTTTTGTTCTATGCTTAATTGATACTTGGAATTTAAATAACTCGCATCGACACTTTGAGCTAAAATATCTTCTATGCTAGGACTTAGTGTCTCTATGCTTGGACTATTAAATTCGCATTTACCCAAAAATGCACCCATATCGCCTATTTTTTCTAAATCTATGATTTTACACACTATATCTCTCATAATGCTAGTGTCGTGATTGATACATAAAATTCCTACCAAATCATCACCGTGCTTAATGAAAAAGGTCGAACCGCGTATGAGTTTTGACTGCCCTACAAGAGCCTTATAATCGCACAAAAAGTCCGTTTCTAAATATTTTTTATTTTGGATTAGCTCACTTGCAAAAGCTGTTAGTGGGGAATTTAGAGTGCGTCCGCTGATGTGATTGTTGGCTATTGCGGCTATTCTTGCTCCGTCTTTTTCGATGATGTGAAAGACGACTTCATATTGCACTCCTAAAACTTCTCCTAAAAAATGTGTTAATCTAATAAATTGCTCTTTTTGCTCTTCGCTCATAAAATCCCCTATTATTACTTAATAAAAGCCTAAATTCTACTCTTTATCTTTAAAAATTTTCTTAAAAATAAAAAATTATTATTATAATAAAAAAGTATTGACAAAATATTATTATTAATGATACAATATAATTTATTTAATTTATATTTAAAGGAGCGTTTATGTCAAATTATCCTAAGGCTATAGGTCCCTACTCTGCTTATAGAGAGGCAAATGGACTCTTATTTATTTCGGGGCAGCTTCCTATTAACCCTACTTCAGGAGAGATAGAAAGCGAGGACATTAAAGAGCAGACAAGGCAGTCTTTAAAAAATATAGGTGCCATTTTAAAAGAAAATAGCATTAGTTATGATAAGGTGTTAAAAAGCACTTGTTTTTTAGCGGATATTAATGACTTTGCAGCCTTTAATGAAATCTATGCAGAATTTTTTCAAGCACCATACCCAGCAAGAAGTGCGTTTGCAGTAAAAGATTTGCCGAAAAAAGCTAAAATTGAGATAGAGATTATCGCTCAAAAAGGATAAGTTATGCTAGGGATTACTTTTTCTTTATTTAGCGTTTTTTTGCTTGTTTTTATGCTTTATAAAAAGATTAATGCACATATGGCATTGCTTTTAAGTGGGCTTTTATTACTCTCTTTGGCTACTATTTTTGGACTTTCACCGCATATTGTGGCTAAGGGTTCTTTAAATTTGGGCTTTTTTGATATCTTTCAAGTTTTTAATCAAACGATGTCAAGCACCCTAGCGGGACTTGGCTTAACTTTAATGTGTATAGCGGGTTTTTCTGCTTATATGGACCATGTTGGGGCTTCTTATGCTCTTTTTAAGGTTTTTGAAAAGCCTTTAAAAGCAGTAAAATCACCTTATATTTTACTGATAGTTGCCTATTTTATCGTGCAATTTTTGGTTCTTTTTATCCCATCTCACGCTGGTTTGGCACTTTTGCTTATGGTTACGATGTATCCTATACTCGTTCGCTCGGGCGTTTCGAAGCTTTCAGCTTTAAGTGTCATTGCTATTTGTCAATATATCGACCACGGACCTGGAAGCGGTAATGTTATTATGGCGTCAAAAGTCGCTGAGATTGACCCTGCGATTTATTTCGTTCATTATCAATTACCCACAACCCTACCTATCATCATCGCAGTAGGTATAGCTCTTTATCTTTGTAATAAATTTTTTGATAAAAAAGATCATTTTGTCTTTGACGCTGAAAAGATAGAGCAAGAACTTAATGAAAACAAAGGTAAGGAAGAGGAGCTTAAAAAGCCTCCTAGAATTTACGCCATTTTGCCCGTTATTCCTTTGGTTTTAATTTTAGGCTTTAGTGCTGTTTTGGATAGTATTTTGGTTTTGCTAGGTTTTAGCACAGCTGAAGAGGTCAAAGCTGCGGCTAGCACGGCGATTAAAATGAATGTCCCTGTGGCTATGGTTATTTCGACATTTATTGCCATTTTATTTGAAATGATTCGTTATAGAAGTGTTGTAGATACTTTAAATTCTATTATGATTTTCTTTAAGGGTATGGGGCATTTATTTGTAATTACCGTATCTCTTATCGTTTGTGGTCAAGTGTTTGCAAGTGGGCTTTTATCTGTAGGTTTTGTCGATACCCTAATAGAATTTTGTAAAAATGCAGGTTTTGGAGTGCTTGCCATTATCATTGCTGTTTCGATCTTACTTGCCGTTTGTGCCTTTTTAATGGGAAGTGGTAATGCGGCGTTTTTTAGCTTTGCTCCGCTTATCCCAAATATAGCAAAGCATTTTAGCGTTGAAACTATCACTATGATAGCTCCTATTCAAATAATGACAGGTTTTGGAAGATGCGTTAGCCCTATTGCTCCGGCAATTCTAGCTATTTCGGCGATTGCAAAGGTGAGTCCTTTTGCTGTGATTAAGCGAACGGCTATTCCTATGCTTGTAGCGGCTATTGTAAATATTATTATGACTTATATTTATCTTTAAAGGAGAAAAAATGAATAACAAAACAAAACTTATCCATTGCGGAAGAGGCGATGAAAATGCCGAAGTAAGATCGGTAAATCCAACCCTAATGCGTGCATCAACCATACTTTTTAAAGATCACGCCACTTGGCAAAAATATAGAGAGTTAAGAAAAACCCAGCGTGTTTTAAGCTATGGTGCTAGAGGCACAGCGACAAATTTTGAGCTTGAAAAGCTTATTTGTGAGCTTGAGGGAGGACATAGAGCACAGCTTTTTCCAACGGGCTTGGCAGCTTTAGCTATGGTGCTTTTAAATTATGCAAGTAAGGATGCGCATTTTTTAATTACTGATGCGATTTATGGACCTGTGAGGACGATTTGCGACTTATTTTTGAAAAAAATGGGCGTTGAGATTGATTTCTTAAAAGCTGATGCAAGTGATGTGGAGGAGAAAATCAAGCCTAATACTAAGCTTATTTTATGTGAGTCGCCGGGATCAATTTTATATGAGATTATAGATCTACCAAAGCTTTGTAAAATCGCCCACTCTCACAATATTCCTGTGGCGATTGATAATACCTATTCAAGTGGGTATTTTTTAAATCCTTTAGAACTTGGTGTGGATATTTCCGTTATAGCGGCGACTAAATATTTAAGTG from Campylobacter upsaliensis includes:
- a CDS encoding helix-turn-helix transcriptional regulator — protein: MSEEQKEQFIRLTHFLGEVLGVQYEVVFHIIEKDGARIAAIANNHISGRTLNSPLTAFASELIQNKKYLETDFLCDYKALVGQSKLIRGSTFFIKHGDDLVGILCINHDTSIMRDIVCKIIDLEKIGDMGAFLGKCEFNSPSIETLSPSIEDILAQSVDASYLNSKYQLSIEQKEELVGKLYEKGIFNIKGAVPIVAKFLKISEPSVYRYLKNLKQH
- a CDS encoding Rid family detoxifying hydrolase, producing MSNYPKAIGPYSAYREANGLLFISGQLPINPTSGEIESEDIKEQTRQSLKNIGAILKENSISYDKVLKSTCFLADINDFAAFNEIYAEFFQAPYPARSAFAVKDLPKKAKIEIEIIAQKG
- the dcuC gene encoding C4-dicarboxylate transporter DcuC, which codes for MLGITFSLFSVFLLVFMLYKKINAHMALLLSGLLLLSLATIFGLSPHIVAKGSLNLGFFDIFQVFNQTMSSTLAGLGLTLMCIAGFSAYMDHVGASYALFKVFEKPLKAVKSPYILLIVAYFIVQFLVLFIPSHAGLALLLMVTMYPILVRSGVSKLSALSVIAICQYIDHGPGSGNVIMASKVAEIDPAIYFVHYQLPTTLPIIIAVGIALYLCNKFFDKKDHFVFDAEKIEQELNENKGKEEELKKPPRIYAILPVIPLVLILGFSAVLDSILVLLGFSTAEEVKAAASTAIKMNVPVAMVISTFIAILFEMIRYRSVVDTLNSIMIFFKGMGHLFVITVSLIVCGQVFASGLLSVGFVDTLIEFCKNAGFGVLAIIIAVSILLAVCAFLMGSGNAAFFSFAPLIPNIAKHFSVETITMIAPIQIMTGFGRCVSPIAPAILAISAIAKVSPFAVIKRTAIPMLVAAIVNIIMTYIYL
- the metC gene encoding cystathionine beta-lyase encodes the protein MNNKTKLIHCGRGDENAEVRSVNPTLMRASTILFKDHATWQKYRELRKTQRVLSYGARGTATNFELEKLICELEGGHRAQLFPTGLAALAMVLLNYASKDAHFLITDAIYGPVRTICDLFLKKMGVEIDFLKADASDVEEKIKPNTKLILCESPGSILYEIIDLPKLCKIAHSHNIPVAIDNTYSSGYFLNPLELGVDISVIAATKYLSGHSDVTMGIVVINEKEWKNFDKLPEALGLTTSPDDAYLVLRGMRTLDVRMKAHEKSADEVVEFLQTRKELKTIFYPKLKSHPNHDIFERDHKGANGMVTIEFAEGYTKDDAIKFVDLLQFFSIGASWGGYESLATVTTPPRTATDWSARGPFVRFHIGLEDPKDLIADLTQAFNGIKK